A genomic window from Synechococcus sp. CBW1107 includes:
- a CDS encoding rubrerythrin family protein has translation MDLSNPLTSANLEAAFGGESMANRKYLFFADLAKKLGHAELTRLFRDTANQETEHAFAHFRLLHPELVVDDPASLSDEQKRAVLARCLELAIEGETYEYTTMYPEFAAAARAERDATAEAEFNEQIAESEDHAGVFRKAASNFGFLTPIEHHHADRYGIALKALSGEGKAGEASQPLPGLWICKVCSMIYDPAIGDPDSGIAAGTPFEAIPDDWECPICGVRKASFEPYREPELLAA, from the coding sequence ATGGATCTCTCCAACCCCCTCACCAGCGCCAACCTTGAAGCCGCCTTCGGCGGCGAGAGCATGGCCAACCGCAAATACCTCTTCTTCGCCGATCTGGCCAAGAAGCTCGGCCATGCGGAGCTGACCCGGCTCTTCCGCGACACCGCCAACCAGGAGACCGAGCACGCCTTCGCCCACTTCCGCCTGCTCCATCCCGAGCTGGTGGTCGACGATCCCGCCAGCCTCTCGGACGAGCAGAAGCGGGCGGTGCTCGCCCGCTGCCTGGAACTGGCGATCGAAGGCGAAACCTACGAGTACACCACCATGTATCCGGAGTTCGCCGCCGCGGCCCGCGCCGAACGCGATGCCACGGCCGAAGCCGAATTCAACGAGCAGATCGCCGAATCGGAAGACCATGCCGGAGTCTTCCGCAAGGCCGCCAGCAACTTCGGCTTCCTCACCCCCATCGAGCACCACCATGCCGACCGCTACGGCATCGCCCTGAAGGCCCTCTCCGGTGAGGGCAAGGCCGGTGAGGCCAGCCAGCCGCTGCCCGGCCTCTGGATCTGCAAGGTCTGCTCGATGATCTACGACCCCGCCATCGGCGATCCCGACTCCGGCATCGCCGCCGGCACCCCCTTCGAAGCCATCCCCGACGACTGGGAATGCCCGATCTGCGGGGTCCGCAAGGCCAGCTTCGAGCCCTACCGCGAACCTGAGCTGCTGGCGGCCTGA
- a CDS encoding diflavin flavoprotein — MASSSPAARPSAAAGTDRHVIVLPIEPGLICLRGLSPKRLRFEVEYGLERGTTANAFLFEAGSRTGGAPIPPVLVHPPGASFAQPFLQQLAELVPADAALKVVVGHLNPNRVALLRELALRWPALMLVASNAGARLLEELWSQRKPAASDAEAEPPLPPLPPIDVIKQEVSRELANGYRLTLIPTPTPRWPSALVAFEERTGLLMSGKFFAAHLCSESWAEANRDSTEEDRRYFYDCLMAPMARQVETVVDRLDELAIRTIAPGHGPAISESWRSLLADYRRWGESQEKAQLSVALLYASAYGNTAAIADALAQGVARTGVRVESLNCEFAPPEQLLQTIRGCDALMIGSPTLGGHAPTPIVSALGTLLAEGDREKPVGVFGSFGWSGEAIDLLESKLRDGGFRFAFEPIRIKFSPDGATLKRLEETGTALGRDLQQRQKRQKRVAGGGLNESRSNPAVLALGRVVGSLCVLTTRKGEGASALSGAMVASWVSQASFSPPGLTVAVARDRAVEALLHVGDVFVLNVLAAGRESGPMKQFLQPFPPGADRFAGLELESSPGGQPVLPEALAWLEARVSQRMECGDHWLIYAVVSQGAVLDPTGTTAVHKRRSGANY, encoded by the coding sequence ATGGCCTCCTCCTCCCCCGCCGCGCGCCCCTCCGCCGCAGCGGGCACAGACCGGCATGTGATCGTGCTGCCGATCGAGCCGGGACTGATCTGCCTGCGGGGCCTCAGCCCCAAGCGTCTGCGCTTCGAGGTGGAATACGGCCTGGAGCGGGGCACCACCGCCAATGCATTTCTCTTCGAGGCCGGCAGCAGGACAGGTGGCGCCCCGATCCCCCCGGTGCTGGTGCATCCGCCGGGGGCCTCCTTCGCGCAGCCTTTCCTGCAGCAGCTGGCGGAGCTGGTCCCGGCCGACGCGGCGCTGAAGGTGGTGGTCGGCCACCTCAACCCGAACCGGGTGGCGCTGCTGCGGGAGCTGGCGCTGCGCTGGCCGGCCCTGATGCTCGTGGCCTCCAACGCCGGCGCCAGGCTGCTGGAGGAACTCTGGAGCCAGCGCAAACCCGCCGCCAGCGATGCGGAGGCTGAGCCCCCACTGCCGCCGCTGCCGCCGATCGATGTGATCAAGCAGGAAGTGAGCCGGGAGCTGGCGAACGGCTACCGGCTCACCCTGATCCCCACCCCCACACCCCGCTGGCCCAGTGCCCTGGTGGCCTTCGAGGAGCGCACCGGCCTGCTGATGAGCGGCAAGTTCTTCGCCGCCCACCTCTGCAGCGAGAGCTGGGCCGAGGCCAACCGCGACAGCACGGAGGAGGATCGCCGCTACTTCTACGACTGCCTGATGGCGCCGATGGCCCGCCAGGTGGAAACGGTGGTCGACCGCCTCGATGAGCTGGCGATCCGAACGATCGCGCCGGGCCACGGTCCGGCGATCAGCGAAAGCTGGCGCAGTCTGCTGGCCGATTACCGCCGCTGGGGTGAAAGCCAGGAGAAGGCCCAGCTCTCGGTGGCCCTGCTCTATGCCAGCGCCTACGGCAACACCGCCGCCATCGCTGACGCCCTGGCCCAGGGGGTGGCGCGCACAGGGGTCCGGGTCGAGAGCCTGAACTGCGAATTCGCGCCCCCCGAGCAGCTCCTGCAGACGATCCGCGGCTGCGACGCGCTGATGATCGGCTCCCCCACCCTCGGGGGCCATGCCCCCACGCCGATCGTTTCGGCCCTGGGCACCCTGCTGGCGGAAGGCGACCGCGAGAAACCGGTGGGCGTGTTCGGCAGCTTCGGCTGGAGTGGCGAGGCCATCGATCTGCTCGAGAGCAAGCTGCGCGACGGCGGCTTCCGCTTCGCCTTCGAGCCGATCCGGATCAAATTCAGCCCCGATGGCGCCACCCTCAAACGGCTGGAGGAAACCGGCACGGCCCTGGGACGAGACCTGCAGCAGCGTCAGAAGCGCCAGAAGCGGGTGGCCGGCGGTGGCCTGAACGAAAGCCGCAGCAACCCGGCGGTGCTGGCGCTCGGGCGCGTGGTGGGCTCCCTCTGTGTCCTGACCACACGCAAGGGGGAGGGAGCGAGCGCCCTGTCGGGGGCGATGGTGGCCAGCTGGGTCAGCCAGGCCAGCTTCAGCCCACCGGGCCTCACGGTGGCGGTGGCCAGGGACCGCGCCGTCGAGGCGCTGCTGCACGTGGGCGATGTGTTTGTCCTCAACGTGCTGGCCGCCGGACGGGAAAGCGGACCGATGAAGCAGTTCCTGCAACCCTTTCCCCCCGGTGCCGACCGTTTCGCGGGGCTGGAGCTGGAGAGCAGTCCGGGAGGCCAGCCAGTGCTGCCGGAGGCCCTGGCCTGGCTCGAGGCCCGGGTGAGCCAGCGGATGGAGTGCGGGGACCACTGGCTGATCTACGCCGTCGTGAGCCAGGGCGCCGTGCTGGATCCCACAGGCACCACGGCGGTGCACAAGCGGCGCAGCGGCGCCAACTACTGA
- a CDS encoding pirin family protein, translated as MTTTPRTATLLRPAAERFHGRLDWLESWHTFSFGHHYDPAWMGYGPLRVINEDTIAPHRGFGMHPHSDMEIITVMVEGELSHRDSMGHGAVLRAGEVQRMSAGTGVVHSEINESGRPCRLLQIWIEPSSRGIKPAYEQKAFHFGDDWTLVLDPQETQGAMAIHRPVRLWRARPGEGVSLELPLMAGRQAWLQLIDGAVELNGPDGSRLLEAGDGLGFLARGSGALTARAAGTDLLLFELA; from the coding sequence ATGACCACCACCCCACGCACCGCAACCCTGCTGCGCCCGGCGGCCGAGCGCTTCCACGGCCGGCTCGACTGGCTCGAGAGCTGGCACACCTTCAGCTTCGGCCACCACTACGACCCGGCCTGGATGGGCTACGGCCCCCTGCGGGTGATCAACGAGGACACCATCGCCCCGCACCGTGGCTTCGGGATGCATCCCCACAGCGACATGGAGATCATCACGGTGATGGTGGAGGGGGAACTCAGCCATCGCGATTCGATGGGCCATGGCGCCGTGCTGAGGGCGGGGGAGGTGCAGCGCATGAGCGCCGGCACCGGGGTGGTCCACAGCGAGATCAATGAATCGGGACGCCCCTGCCGGCTGCTGCAGATCTGGATCGAGCCCAGCAGCCGGGGCATCAAGCCGGCCTATGAGCAGAAGGCCTTCCACTTCGGCGACGACTGGACCCTGGTGCTCGATCCCCAGGAGACCCAGGGGGCCATGGCGATCCACCGGCCGGTGCGGCTGTGGCGGGCCCGGCCCGGCGAAGGCGTCAGCCTGGAGCTGCCCCTGATGGCCGGGCGCCAGGCCTGGCTGCAGCTGATCGATGGTGCCGTGGAACTCAACGGCCCGGATGGCAGCCGGCTCCTGGAGGCCGGTGATGGCCTCGGCTTCCTGGCCAGGGGATCAGGGGCGCTCACGGCCAGGGCTGCCGGCACCGATCTGCTGCTGTTCGAGCTGGCATGA
- a CDS encoding alkene reductase — protein MADLFTPLRLGPLELPNRVLMAPLTRSRAEAGHVPGPLMAEYYAQRASAGLIIAEATMVMEGESSFIREPGIHSQAQIDGWTLTTDAVHAAGGRIVLQLWHGGRACHPLLNGGRQPVAPSPIAISGDEIHTPEGKKPYVVPRELADAELPAIVAGFRQAARNAIAAGFDGVEVHGANGYLLDEFLRDGSNRRAGPYGGPIENRARLVLEVIEAVRQEAELVGLRISPLNSYNAMVDSDPVGLSRWLAERLNGCGLEYLHVMRGDLLGQQHGDVLAPVREHFNGTLIANMGYDGSEASAAIAAGTIDAVAFGTAFLANPDLPERLRRGAPLNSPDPATFYTPGPAGYTDYPALP, from the coding sequence ATGGCCGACCTGTTCACTCCCCTGCGGCTCGGCCCCCTGGAGCTGCCCAACCGGGTGCTGATGGCCCCCCTCACCCGTTCACGGGCCGAGGCGGGCCATGTGCCGGGCCCGCTGATGGCTGAGTACTACGCCCAGCGGGCTTCGGCGGGACTGATCATCGCCGAGGCCACGATGGTGATGGAGGGGGAGTCGTCGTTCATCCGTGAACCGGGCATCCACTCCCAGGCCCAGATCGACGGCTGGACGCTCACCACCGACGCGGTGCATGCGGCGGGAGGCCGCATCGTGCTGCAGCTCTGGCACGGGGGACGGGCCTGCCACCCGCTCCTCAACGGAGGCCGGCAGCCGGTGGCCCCCAGCCCGATCGCCATCAGCGGCGATGAGATCCACACCCCAGAGGGCAAGAAGCCCTACGTGGTGCCGCGGGAGCTGGCCGACGCGGAGCTGCCCGCCATCGTGGCCGGGTTCCGCCAGGCGGCCCGCAACGCCATCGCCGCTGGTTTCGACGGTGTGGAGGTGCACGGCGCCAACGGCTATCTGCTCGATGAATTCCTGCGCGACGGGAGCAACCGCCGCGCTGGCCCCTATGGCGGTCCGATCGAGAACCGGGCCCGCCTGGTGCTCGAGGTGATCGAGGCGGTGCGCCAGGAGGCGGAGCTGGTGGGACTGCGGATCTCGCCGCTCAACAGCTACAACGCCATGGTCGATTCCGATCCGGTCGGCCTCAGCCGCTGGCTGGCGGAGCGGCTCAATGGCTGCGGTCTGGAGTACCTCCATGTGATGCGCGGCGATCTCCTCGGCCAGCAGCATGGGGATGTGCTCGCGCCGGTGCGCGAACACTTCAACGGCACCCTGATCGCCAACATGGGGTACGACGGCAGCGAGGCCAGCGCAGCCATCGCCGCCGGCACCATCGACGCGGTGGCCTTCGGCACGGCCTTCCTGGCCAACCCCGATCTGCCCGAGCGTCTGCGGCGTGGGGCCCCGCTCAACAGCCCCGACCCCGCCACCTTCTACACCCCGGGCCCCGCCGGATACACCGACTACCCCGCCCTGCCATGA